One region of Dysidea avara chromosome 1, odDysAvar1.4, whole genome shotgun sequence genomic DNA includes:
- the LOC136252341 gene encoding protein NLRC5-like codes for MSKFLTLEYIRITDEVLNSTPLLKDLCRVITPDYANHWKVIGTSLGLPTTFLDTTETANSTNLQWCCNEMLKGWLARNTTATWKDVLGAIDSPTITQGVPSSVAVPQSDPLNANQMILRLSDFVKTNYIKGRYCAQGRIWQLLHPKHFDNALLIHHLEGHSKGTFNVAALIREGLIDCTNQLPLPDNVETDSESLVRTHNIADAFKPFEKHDGTTVTPEMVIISGAPGMGKTTLCKEMAYQWAKGQFLVNNCLVFFIYLRDPEAQKICDLQTFIHYFHNFDKAAAEFSKQCADILIERSNKDVTIILVGYDEHFDVSGDVFLTDILNQKVSYFAQSKLVVTCGPIATNKLQHVADVKVDLLGFTDKSKKAYIQKELQNSPNKIEKLSLFLDENMEINGVCSVPMILSILVYVFKEVDELPADKIELYERFITLTISQYLENIENTDNRDFKILHIQHLPECYHQYIVELSKLAFTLKHDKIVFTEEDLQTLCPNVSSANNKFQELGLLKSALYFSMKRVEKYYFFKFLHLAIQEFLATYYINSLQPSVQFDLLKETFFVAKYADNGLLFVKNSNIDESFKFFEYSIHGTPCEELKLKANPKIADLDPVQAFIQLAKLCTTDSSLTHSKLLCYKNNKVELYKKDSSSTLESFLLYTKLVELKVEWNKVYVSLCCVKNSDSQSLETFVIDKSKQEGIYVKLASCLNENILLSVVIINAVSMVAYRATKQQIIDGFNMNDSVSHITLKHCDIDEDTAEKMSQYIGRSRMSTAAFIRCSFKNSGHKIIFSGFSCINTLQILFFDNTNIDETTAIALSSVISNNTKLYLIEITNCNLRKEARIIAAALKNISTITTLCLSGNNIPGSVADDLAIPFYVNCNLERLYLADNNLQHKGAAVASALSQIKTLITLDISNNNMSEKAADELALAIESNKSLQVLRIGGNDLKSEGIIRIANAISVLSKLRILAINDNQITEEAADAIAVAISCNIELEELNLNNNLLKRGVTLIATALYSNNIRLETLAISNNQIPEEEADVLAATFRSNCLLEVLNLSNNNLRNGGMITIAKSLASLSSLKHLYVGNNKVTCEAANAIASIILANSKLQTLYLNNNFLGTGVKIIANALKQISSLKIVNLCSNQIPQCAAEDLAGAFVSNKSLQIVALGNNHLTTKGIKTISQALYNLSELQTYSIYNNYCNEEASDAISSLILNSSKLKYVNLGGSNLQTAVMKIGNSLNSILIKELNLRCSNISEETASNLALALSNQHYLEEFNLEGNNLGINGITAVAKSLSTIRKLILLNLTNTSITEEAADPIALAIENNNELEQLYLGNSQLRSGGIKIARALKKLSTLRTLDFNDSDLSIQVADELASAIATNSSLEDLRLRNNKLTTSGVITIAKSLSCLSTLKCLNFRKNQITEKAADDLSLLIMNNITIEELWLGDNNLQGGMSKVLRALEVLPNLRTLDIDIPENVYDELSSFNSLTSLWSLFLENNNLRLSGVRIAEGLCHFIRLRLLDFNDVKMTGVMADKLAVALPNMTLLQQLWLKNNNLGTDKVIKIAQSLSKLTAMKQLCLTGNQITEEAADSIVSAIHSNDTLEKLYLSNNDLRAGVLTIVNFLKNVPALNVLYLDNNSIPDMVFIELASVIANMHLEVLDFSFNSLQLSGKSISQALCNINTLSSLCLSDCSMTSDCINDLAAAVMNNVALDSLYLPYQLTANGIISICQSLKCLTTIKNLNIGGSNEVDDIAAEAVASVVISNKSISYLILGGCKFQNNTIKILRALQVVSSVAVLHLGNMDMSDDVVTDLILAINNNPFLKELNLCGNLLSNGLIEIAQACKKQKYLTALAIQCNSVVPSALTELAQVINTINTIEVLFMGSLTLNSNEKYINNVGLYLEKSYSHFHTLGVTSVAKCQKIESLNYELQRHKISGFIKVHQDIDYLSLNCADSVVVNELFDSSLIEKCDFLATFQKTKQILSQIDAAAVIYVLPIISRVKVVDLEQSNIDEVAAFELAALLGCNSVLEQLWLGGNQLSTAGAIFVLNSLVHLSTLKALDLSFNNIGCQSADSVAVVVQCNPMLQFLCLDGNGLMDTGVVTICSALKCITKLRVLTLSNTGITDAAAEAISVVISSNDCLEDLSLGNNKLTCEGICRIVHSLTILCRLRKLDVCNNEVTKQVADELAVTLSNCYSLQELYLSDSKLETEGSVKIFVSLKHISKLQVLTLSNNNITDEAIDELCLVLAQHPRLQVLLLSGNKLQTAGVVRIAQVVKCANTKMRLVSLCGNNISEQGKEEVNVMFSENKLIHVYT; via the coding sequence CCAATCAGATGATCTTACGACTATCTGATTTTGTCAAAacaaactacataaagggtAGATACTGTGCACAAGGAAGAATATGGCAGCTCTTACATCCAAAACATTTTGATAATGCGCTATTAATACACCATTTGGAAGGACATAGTAAAGGAACTTTTAACGTAGCAGCCTTAATTCGAGAAGGTCTTATAGATTGTACTAACCAGTTGCCATTACCTGATAATGTAGAAACTGACTCTGAAAGTTTAGTAAGGACACATAATATTGCTGATGCATTTAAACCATTTGAGAAACATGATGGTACAACAGTCACACCAGAGATGGTAATTATCAGTGGTGCCCCAGGTATGGGGAAAACAACACTTTGTAAAGAAATGGCTTATCAATGGGCAAAGGGTCAATTTCTTGTCAACAATTGTCTGGTGTTTTTTATATATTTGCGAGACCCAGAAGCACAAAAAATATGTGATTTACAAACTTTTATCCactattttcataattttgaTAAGGCTGCTGCGGAGTTCTCAAAACAGTGTGCAGATATTCTCATTGAAAGAAGTAATAAAGATGTAACAATAATACTGGTTGGATATGATGAACACTTTGATGTCTCAGGTGATGTATTTCTCACTGACATACTAAACCAGAAAGTATCTTATTTTGCACAAAGTAAATTGGTTGTAACATGTGGGCCTATTGCTACTAATAAACTACAACACGTTGCAGACGTTAAGGTGGATCTGTTGGGGTTTACTGATAAAAGTAAGAAGGCTTACATCCAAAAGGAGCTACAAAATTCTCCGAATAAAATAGAAAAGCTGTCTTTATTTCTGGATGAAAATATGGAAATTAACGGTGTTTGCAGTGTTCCTATGATATTGTCCATTTTAGTTTATGTCTTTAAAGAAGTTGATGAATTACCTGCTGATAAAATTGAGTTGTACGAAAGATTTATTACTCTTACAATATCCCAGTATTTAGAGAACATTGAAAATACAGATAATCGTGACTTTAAAATACTACATATACAGCATTTACCAGAATGTTATCACCAATACATTGTAGAATTATCGAAATTGGCTTTCACTTTGAAGCATGATAAAATAGTTTTCACTGAAGAAGATTTACAAACGCTCTGCCCAAATGTATCCTCAGCCAACAATAAGTTTCAAGAACTTGGTTTACTGAAATCTGCACTATATTTCAGTATGAAGAGGGTtgaaaaatattattttttcaAATTTCTTCATTTAGCAATTCAGGAGTTCTTAGCAACTTATTATATTAATTCCTTACAGCCTAGCGTTCAGTTTGATTTGCTAAAGGAAACATTTTTTGTTGCAAAGTATGCAGACAATGGGCTTTTGTTTGTAAAAAATTCAAATATAGATGAGAGTTTTAAATTTTTTGAATATTCAATCCATGGTACACCATGTGAGGAGCTAAAATTAAAAGCCAATCCAAAGATTGCTGACCTTGATCCAGTTCAGGCATTTATTCAGTTAGCAAAGCTTTGTACTACAGATTCTTCTCTGACCCACTCTAAACTGTTGTGTTACAAAAATAACAAAGTTGAATTATACAAAAAAGATTCATCAAGTACTCTTGAAAGCTTTCTTTTATATACCAAACTGGTTGAACTTAAAGTTGAGTGGAATAAAGTATATGTGTCATTGTGCTGTGTTAAAAACAGTGACAGTCAATCTTTGGAGACATTTGTGATTGACAAAAGTAAGCAAGAAGGTATCTATGTTAAACTAGCATCATGCTTGAATGAGAATATCCTTCTGTCAGTAGTAATCATCAACGCAGTGTCAATGGTTGCATACAGGGCTACTAAACAGCAAATCATTGATGGCTTTAATATGAATGACTCTGTTTCTCACATAACACTGAAACATTGTGATATAGATGAAGACACTGCTGAGAAAATGTCACAATATATTGGTAGAAGCCGTATGTCAACAGCAGCATTTATCAGATGTAGTTTTAAAAATAgtggacacaaaataatattcagtgGTTTTAGCTGCATCAATACTTTACAAATTTTATTTTTCGATAATACAAACATTGATGAGACCACAGCCATTGCACTGTCATCAGTAATTTCAAACAATACTAAATTATATCTAATAGAAATCACTAATTGCAACCTACGGAAAGAAGCCAGAATAATAGCAGCAGCCCTGAAGAACATCTCAACTATCACTACATTGTGTCTTTCAGGAAACAATATTCCAGGGAGCGTAGCTGATGATTTGGCTATTCCGTTTTATGTTAACTGTAACTTGGAGAGACTTTATTTAGCTGATAACAATCTACAGCATAAAGGAGCTGCTGTGGCCTCAGCTTTAAGTCAGATTAAAACACTGATAACATTGGATATAAGTAATAACAACATGTCAGAGAAGGCAGCTGATGAATTAGCACTTGCTATTGAAAGCAACAAGTCACTGCAAGTGTTACGTATTGGAGGTAATGATTTGAAAAGTGAAGGcataattagaatagctaatgCCATAAGTGTCTTATCTAAACTACGGATACTTGCTATTAATGACAATCAAATTACTGAAGAAGCTGCTGATGCAATAGCAGTTGCCATATCCTGCAATATTGAATTAGAAGAATTGAACCTCAATAACAATTTACTCAAGAGGGGAGTAACTTTAATAGCAACTGCACTATATTCTAATAACATTCGACTTGAAACATTAGCAATTAGTAACAATCAAATACCAGAGGAAGAAGCTGATGTTTTGGCAGCTACTTTTAGAAGTAACTGTTTGCTAGAAGTCTTAAATTTGTCTAACAATAACCTACGTAATGGTGGAATGATCACAATTGCTAAATCACTAGCTAGTTTGTCATCACTGAAACATCTTTATGTGGGTAATAATAAAGTAACCTGCGAAGCTGCAAATGCAATAGCATCCATTATACTTGCTAATAGCAAGCTACAAACATTATATCTGAATAATAACTTTCTTGGAACTGGCGTCAAAATAATAGCAAATGCTTTAAAGCAAATTTCCAGTCTTAAGATTGTAAATCTTTGTAGTAACCAGATACCACAATGTGCTGCTGAAGATTTGGCTGGTGCTTTCGTAAGCAATAAGTCATTACAAATTGTAGCATTAGGGAATAATCATTTGACTACAAAAGGAATTAAAACAATTTCTCAAGCACTTTACAATTTATCAGAGTTACAAACCTATAgtatttacaataattattgtaatgagGAGGCAAGTGATGCTATTTCGTCACTGATTTTAAATAGCAGCAAATTGAAATATGTTAATCTTGGTGGAAGCAATCTTCAAACTGCTGTGATGAAGATTGGAAATTCCTTAAATTCTATATTGATTAAGGAGCTGAATTTGAGATGTAGTAACATTTCTGAGGAAACTGCTTCAAACTTAGCGCTTGCTTTGTCTAATCAGCATTATTTggaagaatttaatttagaggGCAACAACTTGGGTATAAATGGAATCACAGCAGTTGCAAAATCTTTGAGCACCATTAGAAAATTAATACTACTTAATCTTACCAATACCTCCATCACTGAAGAAGCTGCTGATCCCATTGCTCTGGCTATAGAAAATAATAATGAATTAGAACAACTATACCTTGGCAACAGCCAACTTCGTTCTGGAGGAATCAAAATAGCTAGAGCATTAAAAAAGTTATCTACGCTAAGAACATTGGATTTTAATGATAGTGACTTGTCCATACAGGTAGCTGATGAATTAGCATCTGCTATTGCAACTAATTCTTCCCTAGAGGATCTGAGATTAAGAAACAACAAACTAACAACAAGTGGTGTTATAACAATTGCAAAGTCATTGAGTTGCTTATCAACATTGAAATGTCTTAATTTTCGTAAGAACCAGATAACAGAAAAGGCTGCAGATGATTTATCTCTTCTCATAATGAACAACATTACCATTGAAGAACTATGGCTTGGTGATAACAATCTTCAGGGTGGAATGTCAAAAGTTTTAAGAGCTCTAGAAGTATTGCCAAATCTAAGAACATTAGACATTGACATACCGGAAAATGTATATGATGAGTTATCAAGTTTTAATAGTCTAACAAGTTTATGGAGTTTGTTCTTAGAAAATAATAATTTACGTTTATCTGGAGTAAGAATTGCAGAAGGTTTGTGCCATTTCATTAGATTGAGACTATTAGATTTTAACGATGTTAAAATGACTGGAGTAATGGCTGATAAATTAGCGGTTGCTTTACCCAATATGACTTTACTTCAACAACTATGGTTGAAAAACAATAACTTGGGGACTGATAAAGTAATAAAAATTGCTCAATCACTGAGTAAGTTAACAGCAATGAAACAGCTTTGCCTTACAGGTAATCAAATCACAGAAGAAGCAGCAGATTCCATAGTGTCAGCAATACACAGTAATGATACATTGGAAAAGTTGTACCTTAGCAATAATGATCTTCGAGCAGGTGTGCTAACAATTGTTAATTTTCTCAAAAATGTTCCAGCTTTAAATGTATTGTATCTGGACAATAACAGCATACCAGATATGGTGTTTATAGAATTAGCTAGTGTTATTGCAAATATGCATTTGGAAGTACTAGATTTTTCATTTAACAGTCTACAACTGTCTGGAAAATCTATTTCACAAGCTTTGTGCAACATCAACACCCTTAGCTCACTATGTTTGAGCGACTGTTCTATGACAAGTGATTGTATTAATGATTTAGCAGCCGCTGTTATGAATAATGTTGCATTAGATTCTCTGTATTTACCCTATCAGTTAACAGCTAATGGGATAATATCAATTTGCCAATCTTTAAAATGTTTAACTACAATAAAAAATTTGAACATTGGTGGTAGTAATGAAGTTGATGATATAGCTGCAGAAGCTGTAGCATCAGTTGTGATAAGTAACAAAAGCATAAGCTATTTGATCCTTGGTGGCTGCAAATTCCAAAACAACACTATCAAAATATTGAGAGCTCTTCAAGTAGTGTCATCGGTTGCTGTTTTACATCTTGGCAATATGGACATGTCTGATGACGTGGTAACTGATTTAATATTAGCCATCAATAACAATCCTTTCCTTAAAGAATTAAACTTGTGTGGCAATCTGCTATCAAACGGTTTGATTGAGATAGCACAAGCTTGTAAAAAACAGAAATATTTAACTGCACTAGCTATACAATGTAATTCTGTTGTTCCTTCTGCACTTACAGAACTAGCACAAGTAATCAATACCATCAACACAATTGAAGTACTCTTTATGGGTAGCTTAACTCTGAATTCCAATGAAAAATACATTAATAATGTAGGTTTGTATTTAGAAAAATCGTACTCCCATTTTCATACATTAGGTGTGACTTCAGTTGCAAAGTGTCAAAAGATTGAGAGTTTAAACTATGAACTTCAAAGACACAAAATATCTGGTTTTATCAAAGTCCATCAAGATATTGATTACCTGTCATTGAATTGTGCTGATTCAGTTGTTGTCAATGAACTTTTTGATTCATCCTTAATTGAGAAATGTGATTTTCTTGCAACTTTCCAAAAAACTAAGCAAATTTTGTCACAGATTGATGCAGCAGCAGTCATTTATGTACTCCCAATTATTTCTAGGGTGAAAGTTGTTGATTTGGAACAAAGTAATATAGACGAAGTTGCTGCATTTGAACTAGCAGCTCTACTAGGATGTAATAGTGTTCTTGAGCAGTTATGGCTTGGAGGTAATCAACTAAGCACTGCTGGTGCCATCTTTGTTTTGAACTCACTTGTACACTTGTCAACATTAAAAGCACTTGATCTGAGTTTTAACAATATAGGTTGTCAATCAGCTGATAGTGTTGCGGTTGTTGTTCAGTGTAACCCGATGCTACAATTCTTGTGCTTGGATGGTAATGGTTTAATGGACACGGGAGTTGTGACTATTTGCAGTGCATTGAAATGTATTACTAAATTGAGAGTATTAACCTTGAGTAACACTGGAATTACTGATGCTGCAGCTGAAGCAATTAGTGTTGTAATTTCTAGTAACGACTGTCTGGAAGATTTGTCACTTGGCAATAATAAATTAACATGTGAGGGAATATGTAGAATTGTCCATTCTCTCACTATCCTATGCCGACTAAGAAAGCTTGATGTGTGTAacaatgaagttactaaacaggTTGCAGATGAATTAGCTGTCACCTTATCTAACTGTTACAGCCTTCAAGAACTTTATCTAAGTGACAGCAAGTTGGAAACGGAAGGATCAGTAAAGATCTTTGTATCATTAAAACACATATCTAAACTACAGGTGTTAACGCTTAGTAATAATAACATCACTGATGAAGCAATTGATGAATTGTGTTTAGTATTAGCACAGCATCCTAGATTACAAGTTCTGTTACTTAGTGGAAACAAGTTACAAACAGCTGGAGTAGTAAGAATTGCACAAGTTGTTAAATGTGCAAACACAAAAATGCGTTTGGTGTCTCTATGTGGAAATAATATCAGTGAGCAAGGAAAGGAAGAGGTTAATGTGATGTTTTCAGAAAACAAACTGATCCACGTTTACACATAA